Proteins co-encoded in one Bacteroidales bacterium genomic window:
- a CDS encoding glycosyltransferase family 2 protein encodes MNPLVTFVIPVYNAESFLEETVESALNCGYEPIEVILVEDGSTDTSNRICQSLEIKSPHVKVLQHKKGINKGASASRKLGINNSKGEFIYFLDADDVLLPGVIKQYINIFTKNPDAVLIHGEMQVVNLPEGMKNLEDGFVIGLSDRKYFLAEEPYYLINNRICNSTVCVRKKILEGIDFDYRQSMPLGEDWVLWNLLAQKGYFYYYAKPVIHYRIHENSATCQALNKGDRFLQYNLIENYLCLMSKTTDKQLKQKVKENLLDLINELYKSYQSNPLPKNSEQSVFNDLTTNTELVLSLKKKINNLEKGYGYYFYFIYIFKNFFSKLSLKK; translated from the coding sequence ATGAATCCATTGGTAACTTTTGTAATCCCTGTTTATAATGCTGAGAGTTTTTTGGAAGAAACTGTCGAATCGGCTTTAAACTGCGGTTATGAGCCCATAGAGGTGATTCTTGTGGAGGATGGTTCGACGGATACTTCAAATAGAATTTGCCAATCATTAGAAATTAAATCACCTCATGTAAAAGTTCTACAACATAAAAAAGGTATTAATAAAGGAGCAAGCGCTTCGCGAAAACTTGGAATTAATAATTCAAAAGGAGAGTTCATATATTTCCTCGATGCTGACGATGTGCTTCTTCCCGGAGTAATTAAACAATACATTAATATCTTCACTAAAAATCCGGATGCAGTTCTGATTCATGGAGAAATGCAGGTTGTCAATCTTCCTGAAGGAATGAAAAACCTTGAGGATGGATTTGTAATTGGGTTATCAGACCGAAAATACTTTCTTGCTGAAGAACCCTATTATTTAATAAACAATAGAATATGCAACTCAACAGTTTGTGTTAGAAAAAAAATCCTGGAAGGAATTGATTTTGATTACAGGCAGAGTATGCCTTTAGGTGAAGACTGGGTTTTATGGAATTTGCTGGCACAAAAAGGTTATTTTTATTATTATGCGAAACCTGTAATTCATTATCGCATCCACGAAAATTCCGCCACCTGTCAGGCACTTAATAAAGGCGACAGATTTTTACAGTATAACCTTATTGAGAACTATCTTTGCCTGATGTCCAAAACGACAGATAAGCAATTAAAGCAAAAAGTTAAAGAAAATTTATTAGACTTAATAAATGAATTGTATAAATCCTATCAAAGTAACCCTTTGCCGAAGAACAGCGAACAGAGTGTTTTCAATGATTTAACAACAAATACAGAACTAGTGCTTTCACTTAAGAAAAAAATAAATAATCTTGAAAAAGGTTATGGGTATTATTTTTATTTTATTTATATTTTTAAAAATTTTTTTTCAAAGTTATCCCTTAAGAAATGA
- a CDS encoding glycosyltransferase family 2 protein has protein sequence MSLKKNPFGISVIICTHNRVKRLVPTLDALEHQNVPSDLPWEILLVDNDSTDDTFKVADEFRKKLKKNIEFRIIYEPALGKSNALVRGYDEAKYELMLVCDDDNHLQPEYLKTVMDIYKTNPDIGLLGGYGIADFGEEKKPEWFDKWQHNYACGKHHEKSGFLKQGDVSIWGAGSVIRKTLWVFLRDNGFHFINNTGPGTMFGEDVELAHAVAYTGCKLYFDERLWFYHDLSGGRLKWENHKKHVKNSGSALFVIYDIAYKNSPKAIQWFYFLFIRMILILIIKLTFHSLKKHNKVMQTYLYNQLYEIIKHRKMYVKSYYKILPWISKIKNTFPIKGETL, from the coding sequence TTGTCTCTCAAAAAAAATCCATTCGGTATTTCGGTAATAATTTGTACTCATAATAGAGTGAAACGCCTTGTCCCCACCCTTGATGCACTGGAGCATCAGAACGTCCCGTCCGATCTTCCGTGGGAAATTCTTTTGGTCGACAACGATTCGACAGATGATACCTTTAAAGTTGCAGATGAATTTAGAAAAAAACTGAAAAAAAATATTGAGTTCAGAATTATTTACGAACCGGCATTGGGCAAATCAAATGCATTAGTAAGAGGTTATGATGAGGCAAAATATGAGTTAATGTTAGTTTGTGATGATGACAACCATCTTCAACCTGAATATCTTAAAACTGTGATGGATATTTACAAAACCAACCCGGATATCGGCTTGTTAGGGGGTTACGGAATAGCTGATTTTGGCGAAGAAAAGAAACCGGAATGGTTTGATAAGTGGCAGCATAATTATGCTTGTGGCAAACACCATGAAAAAAGCGGATTCCTGAAACAAGGTGACGTTTCCATTTGGGGTGCAGGTTCAGTCATCAGAAAAACATTATGGGTATTTCTAAGAGATAATGGTTTCCATTTTATCAATAATACAGGACCGGGAACAATGTTTGGTGAAGACGTGGAACTTGCACATGCTGTAGCCTATACAGGATGCAAGCTATACTTCGATGAGCGTTTATGGTTTTACCATGACCTGAGCGGAGGCAGGTTAAAATGGGAAAACCATAAAAAACATGTGAAAAACAGTGGAAGCGCACTATTTGTTATTTATGACATTGCATATAAGAACAGCCCGAAAGCCATACAATGGTTTTATTTTTTATTTATCAGGATGATTTTAATTTTAATTATTAAATTAACCTTTCATTCACTTAAGAAACATAACAAAGTAATGCAAACTTACTTATACAATCAGCTCTATGAGATAATAAAGCACAGAAAAATGTATGTTAAATCTTACTATAAAATTCTGCCATGGATTAGTAAGATAAAAAATACTTTTCCAATAAAAGGAGAAACCTTATGA